Proteins from one Rosa chinensis cultivar Old Blush chromosome 7, RchiOBHm-V2, whole genome shotgun sequence genomic window:
- the LOC112180009 gene encoding uncharacterized protein LOC112180009 isoform X1 translates to MEVEVPGSKPSAAAARLRRGDSEEDRLRVKRKTLQAVLNQCQRALESLGTTSGDGVDDGDDDDDEEEDRDGAGSGGDAFDEGGGSTTTSRADCEADELCDLLKSRVECPDFLQKLESAQASVPQNITEEGNSWDVVSEKDLWEYEDDNLGEDEYVLVKQEDIVEGIACFMAAYLLSLKETKELTPTQLQEALSKTFSVKKKKGKLRKAWDGSKVIYNVASWGATAIGIYQNPVIVRAATKAFWTSCQVISKLL, encoded by the exons ATGGAGGTGGAGGTCCCCGGTTCGAAACCCTCGGCTGCGGCGGCGAGGCTGAGGAGAGGGGATTCCGAGGAGGATCGGCTCAGGGTGAAGAGGAAGACTCTTCAGGCCGTGCTTAACCAGTGCCAGAGAGCTCTTGAATCGCTCGGTACCACCTCCGGCGACGGTGTCGATGATGGTGATgacgatgacgatgaagaagaagatagggACGGTGCTGGTTCTGGTGGTGACGCCTTTGACGAAGGCGGTGGCTCCACGACGACTTCTCGTGCTGACTGCGAAGCTGATGAG TTGTGCGAtcttcttaaatctagagttgagTGCCCAGACTTCCTGCAAAAGTTAGAATCTGCACAAGCATCAGTTCCACAAAATATTACTG AAGAAGGCAATTCTTGGGATGTAGTCAGTGAGAAAGATCTATGGGAATATGAGGATGACAACTTGGGTGAAGATGAGTATGTCCTTGTTAAGCAAGAAGATATAGTAGAGGGTATTGCGTGCTTTATGGCTGCATACTTGTTGTCCCTTAAAGAGACTAAG GAGTTGACCCCTACTCAACTTCAGGAAG CCCTCAGCAAAACATTTTcagtgaaaaagaagaaaggaaagctTCGAAAGGCATGGGATGGAAGCAAAGTCATCTATAATGTAGCATCATGGGGAGCAACTGCCATTGG GATATATCAGAACCCTGTAATTGTAAGGGCTGCCACAAAAGCCTTCTGGACATCTTGCCAAGTTATATCAAAGCTTCTCTAG
- the LOC112180009 gene encoding uncharacterized protein LOC112180009 isoform X2: MEVEVPGSKPSAAAARLRRGDSEEDRLRVKRKTLQAVLNQCQRALESLGTTSGDGVDDGDDDDDEEEDRDGAGSGGDAFDEGGGSTTTSRADCEADELCDLLKSRVECPDFLQKLESAQASVPQNITEGNSWDVVSEKDLWEYEDDNLGEDEYVLVKQEDIVEGIACFMAAYLLSLKETKELTPTQLQEALSKTFSVKKKKGKLRKAWDGSKVIYNVASWGATAIGIYQNPVIVRAATKAFWTSCQVISKLL; encoded by the exons ATGGAGGTGGAGGTCCCCGGTTCGAAACCCTCGGCTGCGGCGGCGAGGCTGAGGAGAGGGGATTCCGAGGAGGATCGGCTCAGGGTGAAGAGGAAGACTCTTCAGGCCGTGCTTAACCAGTGCCAGAGAGCTCTTGAATCGCTCGGTACCACCTCCGGCGACGGTGTCGATGATGGTGATgacgatgacgatgaagaagaagatagggACGGTGCTGGTTCTGGTGGTGACGCCTTTGACGAAGGCGGTGGCTCCACGACGACTTCTCGTGCTGACTGCGAAGCTGATGAG TTGTGCGAtcttcttaaatctagagttgagTGCCCAGACTTCCTGCAAAAGTTAGAATCTGCACAAGCATCAGTTCCACAAAATATTACTG AAGGCAATTCTTGGGATGTAGTCAGTGAGAAAGATCTATGGGAATATGAGGATGACAACTTGGGTGAAGATGAGTATGTCCTTGTTAAGCAAGAAGATATAGTAGAGGGTATTGCGTGCTTTATGGCTGCATACTTGTTGTCCCTTAAAGAGACTAAG GAGTTGACCCCTACTCAACTTCAGGAAG CCCTCAGCAAAACATTTTcagtgaaaaagaagaaaggaaagctTCGAAAGGCATGGGATGGAAGCAAAGTCATCTATAATGTAGCATCATGGGGAGCAACTGCCATTGG GATATATCAGAACCCTGTAATTGTAAGGGCTGCCACAAAAGCCTTCTGGACATCTTGCCAAGTTATATCAAAGCTTCTCTAG